Proteins from a single region of Cryptococcus neoformans var. grubii H99 chromosome 5, complete sequence:
- a CDS encoding phosphatidylglycerol/phosphatidylinositol transfer protein: MKLVPLLIPFIATTVTASLAGEALSWASQLVGGGRGALATGDGPIRTMDSWSYVDCGLATDAIQLKSIKVSPDPPVPGKNLTVTVEGDVLETIEEGAYVDVTVKLGLIKLLQKEFDVCEEARHANASVQCPVQPGPYTVSETVELPQEIPKAKFSVMVRGYTVDDDDMLCLDLFVDFMKK, from the exons ATGAAGCTAGTCCCCCTCCTCATTCCCTTCATCGCCACAACAGTAACAGCAAGCCTCGCTGGTGAAGCCCTCTCCTGGGCCAGCCAGCTGGTCGGCGGTGGACGTGGCGCCCTTGCCACCGGCGATGGGCCCATCAGGACAATGGACTCTTGGAGCTATGTTGACTGCG GACTGGCCACTGACGCGAT CCAACTCAAGTCAATCAAGGTCTCCCCAGACCCTCCTGTCCCCGGAAAGAACCTCACTGTCACCGTCGAAGGTGATGTCCTCGAGACTATTGAG GAAGGCGCCTATGTTGACGTCACCGTTAAGCTTGGTCTAATCAAGCTGTTGCAGAAGGAATTTGACGTTTGTGAAGAAGC CCGTCATGCGAACGCGTCTGTCCAGTGCCCTGTCCAACCTGGTCCTTATACTGTTTCCGAGACCGTTGAACTTCCACAGGAAATTCCCAAGGCCAAGTTCTCCGTCATGGTCAGGGGTTACACTgttgatgacgatgacATGCTCTGCTTGGATCTGTTTGTTGATTTT ATGAAGAAGTAA
- a CDS encoding WD-repeat protein mip1 produces the protein MTQYGETPSLPYARDESSTSQVQSAYPAYPAEAYEHQEAFVDEEDDFSADVDVGAALQYWTALRHMGGKGKQKEESEEDRTSKSPWRLRSKLKTVTAGLFICLNLGVDPPDIVKTNPCAKTECWIDPTQLPAPKAIDAIGRNLHQQFETLNPKVKYKAFLDPSIEDTKKNCISMRKTTKDERVVFYYNGHGVPRPTPSGEIWVFNKNYTQYIPVSLYDLQEWLGSPCIYIWECSAAGNILNNFMKSAERRDAEARHAVTQAGHEDLPRTSYTEALHLAACKANQILPMSPDLPADLFTCCLTSPIETALRHFVLQDPLRRNTGLSPDDPRSRITVDLAMRIPGDLKDRRTPLGELSWIFTAVTDTIAWLSFPRDMFNKLFRQDLLVAALFRNFLLAQRIMSAYHCTPTSIPEIPDTHNHPLWESWDLAVDACLAQLPGIFDQLGEPEPGKPLTIPPGMYKPSTFFAQHLQAFEVWLQHGATVSNKRTGRNRNDVVPRSPPEQLPIVLQVLLSQSHRLRALILISRFVDLGPWAVHLSLSIGIFPYVQKLLASPAIELKPVLIYIWARILAIDQSCQIDLLRDSGFTYFTQILAAYPQQGSLVIPNANEHRAMSSFILSILCRDFRQGQTACLNTHVFDACVARLHEDDWLLKTWCLLCIGQLWADYDEAKALFWQSQRQGELLSALRSTSVEVRAAALYAFGTLLGASAISIETPAKGGGGTGAQIGLSDVQQLELEAGVAFACMMSVKEDASPLVRKELVVVISCVVREWRGWLVCAAWVYYEQEAALVAAEDDKPMPKDVVSDTLEQWTMNEDKHPEEHQHNLTLLSSFKVLFETLLDLSVDPHTEVALTASTVVDYIIALLMDSPFVRVEGSAIRSIIRQHSRPQNAPRQATTAQLERSKLSHLNGVPPNLTRTSTDLDKSAVDNTSSLKRNSSVANALRSLASMTGFSAPETQSEEPLSTEPRQEIPTAPDLSTSAYISPYPEAGHERVQPDSHSASTSSTGRNPSSLKYLNTHMNTRSSLGILPSRLDQTPVEAYQVLEALTEEDMERLRMRRMRGREAGGDMDGRYGNNGLARSTDLGLGMVAKEVKDDVLPLRSGYFDWAMDYFRTPQMKAPDADEPGSQTYNEQAWKHQRNEQMVERSRASEEFAATHSWNMEAGTLHNDAWPLQLAFHSYDPVLAVTDDTDKICVWDWQNKTKLNKFSNQNIGGSSISSIHFVNEMASSLMLTASTEGSIRIFRDYDTPGETALASTFRAVSETYPVAHSSGLLTAWEQQKGHLLVGGDMKVVRLWDATVERHLRDIATQAGSNLTAISSDEPDGNVFVAGFGDGVVRLFDKRAEDAGEVVLRTWRQHKIWIQSVHLQKGSMRELVTGSMDGEVRVWDVRKPDEPLYTLPRRNEGLMALAVHTGAPVLARTTAITPYSTKQDLEITGFKNPLQPQRLAKISIPVPPAYNTPRHRAVDFLPSSASLVFHPVEMVVAAGGFDTSGTVKLYRCMAPDLPLG, from the exons ATGACCCAGTACGGAGAGactccttccctcccctACGCCCGCGACGAAAGCTCGACCTCTCAAGTCCAGTCGGCCTACCCGGCTTATCCCGCCGAAGCTTACGAACACCAGGAAGCATttgtggatgaggaggatgatttCTCAGCTGATGTCGATGTCGGGGCAGCACTGCAGTACTGGACTGCTTTAAGGCACATGGGTGGTAAAGGAAAGCAGAAAGAGGAATCGGAAGAGGACAGAA CGAGCAAATCACCTTGGCGTCTCAGGTCAAAGTTAAAAACCGTGACAGCTGGTCTGTTCATTTGCTTGAACCTTGGAGTTGATCCGCCCGACATTGTCAAGACCAATCCATGTGCTAAGACGGAATGCTGGATCGACCCGACCCAATTGCCGGCACCCAAGGCTATAGATGCCATTGGCAGAA ATCTGCATCAACAATTTGAGACTTTAAATCCCAAGGTCAAATACAAGGCG TTCCTTGATCCGTCTATCGAAGACACCAAGAAGAATTGCATCAGCATGAGGAAAACTACCAAGGACGAGCGCGTGGTTTTCTACTATAACGGGCATGGTGTCCCTCGTCCAACTCCTTCAGGAGAAATCTGGGTATTCAATAAAA ACTATACCCAATACATTCCCGTCAGCCTGTATGACTTGCAAGAATGGCTTGGATC GCCATGTATCTACATTTGGGAATGCTCAGCGGCCGGTaacatcctcaacaatTTTATGAAATCTGCTGAACGCCGCGACGCAGAGGCTCGCCATGCAGTCACTCAAGCTGGCCACGAAGATCTCCCCCGTACATCCTACACTGAAGCGCTCCATCTCGCAGCTTGCAAAGCCAACCAGATCCTTCCCATGTCTCCCGACCTCCCTGCAGATCTCTTTACCTGTTGTCTTACGTCTCCTATTGAAACTGCTCTCCGCCATTTTGTCCTTCAGGATCCTTTACGGAGAAATACTGGCTTAAGTCCTGATGACCCAAGGTCAAGGATAACAGTGGACCTTGCAATGAGGATTCCGGGGGATTTGAAGGACAGGAGAACCCCATTGGGAGAGCTGAGCTGGATATTTACCGCAGTGACAGATACGATCGCGTGGTTGTCGTTCCCTAGGGATATGttcaacaagctcttccGACAAGATCTTCTCGTGGCTGCTCTGTTCCGCAATTTCTTGCTGGCACAAAGAATCATGTCGGCTTACCATTGCACACCTACATCAATCCCAGAAATTCCCGATACACATAATCATCCTCTCTGGGAGTCATGGGATCTAGCCGTCGATGCATGCCTCGCCCAGCTTCCTGGAATATTTGACCAACTGGGTGAACCTGAGCCAGGAAAGCCTCTGACGATTCCTCCTGGAATGTATAAACCGTCGACTTTTTTTGCTCAACATCTGCAAGCATTTGAGGTCTGGCTGCAACATGGTGCCACTGTTTCAAACAAGCGAACAGGTCGAAATCGCAATGATGTTGTTCCACGGTCACCACCCGAGCAACTCCCCATTGTTTTGCAGGTTCTGCTTTCTCAATCACATCGTTTACGGGCCCTTATTCTCATCTCACGATTCGTCGACCTTGGTCCTTGGGCTGTTCATTTGTCGCTTTCGATCGGTATTTTCCCCTACGTCCAGAAActtcttgcttctccaGCTATAGAGTTGAAACCGGTTTTGATCTACATTTGGGCGCGAATTTTGGCCATCGATCAATCATGTCAAATCGATCTCTTGCGTGACTCTGGCTTCACTTATTTCACTCAAATCCTTGCTGCCTACCCTCAACAAGGCTCTTTGGTCATTCCCAACGCCAATGAGCATCGTGCCATGTCGTCTTTCATTCTAAGTATACTCTGTCGAGACTTTAGGCAAGGACAGACTGCGTGTCTTAACACTCACGTCTTTGATGCTTGTGTTGCGCGATTACACGAGGACGATTGGCTGTTAAAGACTTGGTGTCTTCTTTGCATCGGCCAGCTCTGGGCTGATTACGACGAGGCAAAAGCACTGTTTTGGCAGTCTCAGAGACAGGGAGAGCTCCTCTCTGCTCTCCGAAGCACATCCGTGGAAGTACGTGCCGCGGCTCTGTATGCCTTTGGTACACTTTTAGGCGCATCAGCCATCTCGATTGAGACTCCTGCGAAGGGAGGGGGTGGAACTGGCGCCCAAATCGGGCTTTCTGATGTTCAACAGTTGGAATTGGAAGCCGGTGTCGCATTCGCGTGTATGATGTCAGTCAAAGAGGATGCCAGCCCTTTGGTCCGCAAAGAGCTGGTTGTCGTAATCAGCTGCGTAGTGCGAGAGTGGAGGGGTTGGCTGGTCTGTGCAGCTTGGGTGTACTACGAGCAGGAGGCAGCCTTAGTCGCCGCTGAAGATGACAAGCCCATGCCCAAGGATGTAGTGTCCGATACGCTTGAGCAATGGACAATGAACGAGGACAAGCATCCTGAAGAGCACCAGCACAACTTAACGTTGCTTAGCAGCTTCAAGGTGCTTTTTGAGACACTGTTGGACTTGTCTGTGGACCCTCATACAGAAGTTGCCTTGACAGCGTCTACTGTGGTCGACTATATCATTGCTCTTCTTATGGACTCGCCTTTCGTCCGAGTGGAAGGTTCGGCCATTCGCAGCATCATCAGGCAACATAGCCGACCACAAAATGCCCCTCGTCAGGCGACTACTGCTCAACTTGAAAGAAGCAAGTTATCCCATCTTAACGGTGTACCTCCCAACCTCACCAGGACCAGTACCGATCTTGATAAATCTGCGGTTGACAACACTTCATCCCTAAAACGAAACAGTTCTGTGGCCAACGCTCTGAGGAGCCTTGCGTCCATGACCGGTTTCAGTGCTCCTGAAACTCAGTCTGAAGAACCATTGTCAACTGAACCCCGACAAGAAATTCCAACTGCTCCTGATCTTTCCACTTCGGCCTACATTTCTCCTTACCCCGAGGCTGGGCATGAACGTGTCCAGCCTGATTCTCATTCCGCCAGTACATCTAGCACTGGACGTAACCCTTCTTCGTTGAAATACCTCAACACTCACATGAACACCCGCTCCTCGCTTGgaattcttccttctcgacTAGATCAAACGCCTGTTGAAGCTTACCAGGTTCTCGAGGCGCTTACAGAAGAGGATATGGAGCgcttgaggatgaggaggatgagaggcAGAGAGGCAGGTGGAGACATGGATGGACGTTATGGAAATAACGGTTTGGCAAGATCAACAGATTTAGGTTTGGGGATGGTTGCAAAGGAAGTCAAGGATGATGTTTTGCCGTTGAGGAGTGGATATTTTGACTGGGCAATGGACTACTTTAGAACGCCACAGATGAAG GCGCCAGACGCGGATGAGCCGGGTAGTCAGACTTATAATGAACAAGCGTGGAAGCATCAGAGAAATGAGCAGATGGTCGAAAGGAGTCGGGCGAGCGAAGAGTTCGCCG CCACTCATTCTTGGAATATGGAAGCCGGAACATTACATAATGACGCATGGCCACTTCAATTGGCATTCCATTCTTACGACCCTGTGTTGGCGGTCACTGACGACACTGATAAGATCTG TGTTTGGGACTGGCAAAATAAAACCAAACTCAATAAGTTCAGTAATCAAAATATCGGTGGAAGCAGTATTTCGTCAATACATTTCGTTAACGAGATGGCATCATCTTTGATGTTAACAGCATCCA CCGAAGGAAGCATTCGTATCTTCCGTGATTATGATACACCTGGCGAAACGGCACTCGCATCAACCTTTCGCGCCGTCTCCGAAACCTATCCAGTCGCTCATAGCAGCGGCTTGCTTACGGCCtgggagcagcagaaggGGCACTTACTTGTTGGAGGCGACATGAAGGTCGTACGATTATGGGATGCTACCGTGGAGAGGCATCTTCGA GATATTGCTACGCAAGCTGGATCTAATCTTACTGCCATCTCTTCTGACGAACCAGACGGTAATGTGTTTGTTGCAGGCTTTGGCGACGGTGTCGTTAGACTGTTTGACAAGCGTGCGGAAGATGCTGGCGAAGTGGTGTTGAGGACTTGGAGGCAGCATAAGATCTGGATTCAAAGTGTGCACTTGCAAAAGGGAAGCATGAGAGAGTTGGTCACTGGAAG CATGGACGGTGAAGTCAGGGTCTGGGATGTGAGGAAGCCAGACGAGCCACTATATACATTGCCGCGCAGAAATGAAGGTCTAATGGCCTTGGCCGTGCATACTGGTGCTCCTGTGCTTGCTCG AACCACTGCGATCACACCATATTCGACCAAGCAAGACCTTGAAATCACCGGCTTTAAGAATCCATTGCAGCCCCAGAGACTGGCTAAGATTAGTATTCCTGTGCCACCCGCGTATAACACGCCCAGGCATCGAGCCGTAGACTTTTTGCCAAGCTCTGCTTCCTTAGTTTTCCATCCT GTCGAAATGGTTGTGGCAGCCGGTGGATTCGATACATCTGGCACGGTCAAGCTGTATAGATGCATGGCACCGGATCTTCCTCTTGGGTGA
- a CDS encoding CAMK/CAMKL/PASK protein kinase — MVVTVITPHDLHRNNPSNAADALSSGLSPISFDQRDRAHNAGYKLSPESSSVISSPPPPIHISLPRRSDTYPPPFESNELDHAGPSHAASRPIPPPPNPRRHRSGILMSRVRAASGSSIKMKTTVSGSKSHGDLLSVVETIDDDLVEDDEMEELDEEDDFDKDESLRRRRLRGRSNDGWKRIVSEGGRQESTNEGDEASFWDNSARYYHHLHSHPSSRTGSITASPEPSPVASHSASPIIAPRSLSLPQNSTGPPLQGISKSLSPNQQFLQSRLPPTFPNCPNGTVQETHFQEHFCPAAMIFTPTTQEWKDFQAMPEWKTLHESKEEATFSGGSSEDAAKNQHSRHTSLESDSDKFLSVRPALRSTISAEYLGPEDYHTPDPGSPSSKSDEIDDSAKPSFRPNVISPSPVICPTDRMANPVVPFDSSSTAEESQVPDGRIMSHSALGLENTAPTLSSNDHVPSSDHPPPPARWNSIGSRDSLRVVHEPEAPALPRTKTKRELEREKLLKMVDEELEAENQLASKNDGWGGGVQQIGSGLGLDHVKSNSTGNIQPVKPIQEEKMLVPDVRIDPDALESPSSADPVESSKRGMQPSNPFDSGFSQAQSKLNHKTSLSPVHPFKPSPLNAEPIVAEDAHSYPSTASVTPHDTTPTAEIPPPVFPEPAATSLDSIRDYARGLAPPGSPRPGDAIPPKSPRSTRKRDTNRVSLVAGRVVQPFTLPASTSLPASSKPPDSPSLQAFSPFRSPALSRPSSAALHHPSFSRLDSTLSIAPSTGVPSECGTPTEEKAGGMGGRGIDDYVILKEAGKGAYGLVMRAKLKGPKGEPVGDEVIIKYIIKARILADCWKKHKVLGPIPVEIHVMDQLRHLLYTPPRHMNPWDPARSRSGAIKPDGASRSDSEAVSTLGAPGSPGSGSENGRLFTSTQKHIAEEIKSSPQRGHPNICKLVDFFEDKEFYYLVMPCFGNGMDLFDRVESQPSGLESFEVRSLIGQLSDAVQFLHANGIVHRDIKDENVILDGSGHCQLIDFGSAAHWRPGKKWDTFSGTLHYASPEILRGEMYGGKEQDIWALGVVTYVLLVGETPFSELPDEVLHGLVPDSKAYAALMDRCGAGHEEEGEESDGGGKLRDAADLVMRCMEPEVGDRPSAEVLLEHRYLRGRDGWIGKKGWVKV; from the exons ATGGTGGTCACGGTCATTACTCCTCACGATTTACATCGAAACAATCCATCCAACGCTGCTGACGCTTTGAGCTCTGGTTTGTCGCCTATCTCCTTCGACCAGCGGGATCGTGCCCACAACGCAGGCTACAAATTGAGTCCTGAATCCAGTTCTGTAATATCTTCGCCACCGCCACCGATCCACATATCGCTCCCTAGACGGAGCGATACCTACCCACCTCCCTTCGAAAGCAACGAGTTAGACCATGCCGGCCCATCACACGCTGCGTCGAGACCCATACCGCCACCACCGAACCCAAGGAGACATCGGTCTGGGATATTAATGTCGCGTGTAAGAGCAGCGAGTGGATCGTCAATCAAGATGAAAACCACAGTATCGGGTAGCAAGAGTCACGGTGATCTTTTGTCAGTGGTTGAAACGATCGACGATGAtcttgttgaggatgacgaaatggaagaattagacgaggaagatgattttGACAAGGATGAATCACTCCGGAGAAGACGGTTACGAGGAAGGAGCaatgatggatggaagaggatagtTAGCGAAGGCGGCCGACAGGAAAGCACAAATGAAGGTGATGAGGCATCTTTCTGGGACAACTC CGCACGATACTATCACCACCTGCATTCACACCCATCTTCCCGCACTGGCTCCATCACTGCCTCCCCTGAACCTTCCCCCGTTGCCTCACACTCAGCTTCCCCCATTATTGCTCCACGCAGCTTGTCTTTGCCACAAAACAGCACTGGTCCCCCATTGCAAGGAATTTCGAAATCTCTATCTCCAAACCAGCAATTTTTACAGTCTCGTCTACCCCCTACATTTCCTAATTGCCCCAACGGGACGGTTCAAGAAACCCATTTCCAAGAGCACTTTTGTCCAGCAGCTATGATATTCACTCCCACGACACAAGAATGGAAGGACTTTCAAGCTATGCCCGAATGGAAAACATTGCATGAgtcgaaagaagaagcaacTTTTAGTGGCGGCAGCAGCGAGGATGCAGCGAAGAACCAACATAGTCGGCACACAAGTCTCGAGAGCGATTCTGACAAGTTCCTTTCGGTGCGACCTGCTCTTCGCTCAACGATCTCAGCAGAATATTTGGGTCCCGAAGACTATCATACCCCCGATCCCGGTTCTCCATCCAGCAAGAGTGACGAAATTGATGATTCTGCCAAACCATCATTTAGACCCAACGTCATCTCACCCAGCCCCGTCATTTGTCCCACAGACAGAATGGCGAACCCGGTGGTACCATTCGATTCTTCGTCTACAGCTGAAGAGTCGCAAGTTCCAGACGGTCGCATAATGAGCCATAGCGCTCTTGGGCTAGAAAACACAGCCCCAACTTTGAGCAGTAATGATCATGTACCCAGCTCTGATCATCCTCCCCCACCTGCCAGATGGAACAGTATTGGCAGTCGTGACTCATTGCGTGTAGTACATGAACCCGAAGCTCCGGCCTTACCACGTACCAAAACGAAGCGTGAACTCGAAAGGGAGAAACTACTAAAAATGGTGGACGAAGAATTGGAGGCAGAAAATCAACTTGCATCGAAGAACGACGGTTGGGGCGGCGGCGTGCAGCAGATTGGAAGTGGATTAGGGTTGGACCACGTGAAGAGTAACAGTACAGGTAACATACAGCCTGTGAAGCCCATTCAGGAGGAGAAAATGTTAGTACCAGATGTGAGGATTGATCCTGATGCACTGGAGAGTCCGAGTTCGGCCGATCCTGTGGAAAGCAGTAAACGTGGAATGCAGCCGTCTAATCCGTTCGACAGCGGATTCAGCCAAGCTCAAAGCAAGCTCAACCACAAgacttctctttcccccgTTCATCCGTTCAAGCCCTCGCCGCTCAATGCTGAGCCCATAGTGGCTGAGGATGCTCATTCCTATCCTTCAACGGCTTCTGTCACTCCTCACGATACCACTCCTACAGCTGAAATTCCTCCACCGGTTTTTCCCGAACCTGCGGCGACGTCTCTTGACAGTATTCGGGACTATGCTCGAGGTCTAGCGCCGCCTGGCTCACCTAGACCTGGAGACGCGATACCGCCCAAGTCACCACGGTCTACTCGAAAAAGAGATACTAATCGTGTCAGTCTCGTTGCCGGTAGGGTAGTTCAACCCTTTACTCTTCCGGCGTCGACCTCCCTTCCGGCATCTTCTAAGCCACCCGACAGTCCTTCACTTCAGGCATTTTCCCCTTTCCGTTCACCCGCCCTATCCCGTCCCTCCAGCGCCGCATTACATcatccttcattctcaaGACTTGATTCTACTCTCAGTATTGCACCTAGCACAGGTGTGCCGAGCGAATGCGGAACCCCCacggaggagaaggcgggaGGAATGGGAGGGCGTGGGATTGATGATTATGTTATTTTGAAAGAGGCTGGTAAAGGTGCTTACGGGCTGGTCATGAGGGCGAAGTTGAAGGGCCCAAAGGGAGAGCCAGTGGGG GATGAAGTCATCATCAAATACATTATCAAAGCAAGAATCTTGGCAGATTGTTGGAAAAAACACAAGGTGCTTGGTCCGATCCCCGTCGAGA TCCACGTCATGGATCAGCTTCGCCACCTTCTATACACTCCACCGAGGCACATGAATCCATGGGATCCTGCTCGTTCTCGGTCTGGAGCTATCAAGCCAGACGGAGCATCTAGATCCGACAGTGAAGCTGTCTCAACGCTAGGGGCGCCGGGTTCGCCAGGATCTGGTTCAGAAAATGGCAGACTCTTCACTTCAACTCAAAAACATATTGCCGAAGAGATCAAATCTTCGCCGCAGAGGGGTCATCCCAACATCTGCAAGTTGGTTGATTTCTTTGAGGATAAAGAATTTTACTACC TGGTAATGCCCTGTTTTGGCAATGGGATGGACTTGTTTGACCGTGTAGAGTCACAGCCGTCCGGTCTCGAGTCCTTTGAGGTCCGTTCGCTTATAGGCCAGCTTAGTGACGCCGTTCAGTTCTTGCACGCCAATGGCATTGTCCACCGCGATatcaaggatgagaatgtGATTCTCGACGGGTCTGGACACTGTCAGCTCATAGATTTCGGTTCTGCCGCACACTGGAGACCAGGAAAAAAATGGGACACCTTTTCTGGAACATTGCACTACGCCTCGCCAGAGATTTTGCGGGGCGAGATGTACGGAGGAAAAGAGCAAGATATCTGGGCATTGGGCGTGGTCACTTATGTCCTTCTGGTTGGCGAGACGCCTTTTTCTGAGCTACCCGATGAAGTTCTTCATGGTCTAGTGCCCGATAGCAAAGCCTATGCTGCGCTGATGGATAGATGCGGAGCAGGgcacgaagaagaaggcgaggaaAGTGATGGCGGAGGGAAGTTGCGTGATGCCGCAGACCTTGTGATGCGATGCATGGAGCCGGAAGTGGGAGATAGACCTAGCGCAGAGGTGCTCTTGGAGCATAGATACCTCAGGGGGAGAGATGGGTGGATTGGTAAAAAGGGGTGGGTCAAAGTTTGA